CACCGTCCGGTCGCTCAGATATTCAACTACGCCAATGTTATGGGTAATGAACAACAGGCTCAGGTTGCGCTGTTGACGGATACTCAACAATAATTGCAGTATTTCCGCCTGCACGGAAACATCCAATGCACTGGTAATTTCATCGCAGACAATAAATTCCGGATTCAGTGTCAACGCGCGCGCCAGACCAATTCTCTGCCGTTGTCCGCCTGAAAATTCGTGCGGGTAGCGCCACAGGAAATCGCGCTTAAGTTGCACACTTTCCAAGAGCTGTGCGGCGAGTTCGATCCGTTCTTCATGATTGCCCCCTATGCCATGAACCTTCATCGGTTCAGTCAGTGTTGTTTCGATCAATAAGCGCGGATTCAGCGATGACTGCGGGTCCTGAAAGGCAATCTGCATCTTGCGCCGCAACGGCCTCAATTCACCGGCGGAAAGTCCGATTAATTCCTGCCCTTGTATCTGAATGCTGCCGGCAGTCGGCTTTTCCAATTGCAGTACCGCCCGCCCTAATGTCGTTTTGCCGCAACCGGACTCGCCGACCAGGGCAACGATTTCGCCTTGCGGAATATCTAACGATACGTCGTCTACCGCACGCACATAGTCGACGGTGCGGCGAAGCAAACCCTTTTTAATCGGAAACCAGACTTTCAGATCGCGGATCTGCACCAGCGGCGCTTGATCTGCCGCCAATTCCCCCGCTGCATTTTGCGAAAGCGCTCGCCCTCGTACCGGCTTCGCCAAATTTTCCGGCAGAGCGGCCAGTAACTGCCGAGTGTATGGATGTTGCGGGTTACGCAAAACTTCCGTACAGGAACCGACTTCCATTATCTTGCCCTGCTGCATCACGCCAACCCACTGTGCCATCTGTGTCACCACGCCAAAATCGTGGGTAATAAACAGCATGCTCATGCCTGTGTCATCCTGCAGTTTGCGCATCAATCGCAGGATCTCGGCCTGCACCGTTACATCCAGCGCGGTAGTGGGCTCATCGGCAATCAGCAATTGGGGCTGGCAAGCCAAAGCCATTGCTATCATCACCCGTTGCCGCTGTCCGCCGGACAATTGGTGCGGATAATCACGGAATCGGCTGGAAGCATGAGGGATCTGCACCTGTTCCAATGCCATGATCGTGCGTTGTTCCGCTTCAGCATCGCTCATGTCAGGGTAGTGCAGTTGCAGCGTCTCAGTGATCTGCTCGCCAATGGTCAAAACAGGATTCAGCGAGGTCATTGGCTCTTGAAAAATCATCGCGATATGCGAACCGCGAACTGCGCGTATTCCTGGATCGTCCAGCTTCAACAAATCCTGGCCGTTTAACACTATTTCACCGCTCGGATGCGAGGCTATTCCTTGCGGCAACAAGCGGATCACCGACAACGCGCAGACTGACTTGCCACTGCCCGATTCACCCACCAGACAAAAAGTTTCGCCTTTGGGTATGCTGAAACTGACATCATCGACCGCTCTAACTTCCCGATCGCCCGATTGTAGATAAGTGCGCAGGTTGCGAACTTCCAGCAACGGCTGGCTCATTTATCACCCCCCGTCTTGCGCGCAAGCTGTGGATCGATCGCATCGCGGAATGCCTCGCCAATCAAATTATAGGAAAACACGGTCATGAAAATCGCTCCGCCTGGAAATACCGCCATCCACCAGTTAAAAGTCGACGACTTGACTGCCTGATCCAGCATCTGTCCCCAGGAAGGCGCATCCACCACCCCAAGCCCCAGAAAGCTCAGGGTCGCCTCTGACAGAATCGCACCCGCCACGCCGAAACTGACGGCTACCAGCAAAGGCGCTACCCCATTTGGCAGCATGTGTCGAAATAGAATCGAAGTAAGGGGCAAACCGCTAGCCACCGCCGCCTGCACATAATCCTGTTTGCGCAATTTCAGGAATTCCGTACGCACGTATCGTGCATAGCCAGACCAACCCGTTACGCCGATAATCACCATCATCATGTATAAGCTGCGGCCAAAAAAGGCCACGAAAGTCAGTAGCAGAAATAGCGTGGGAATATCTTCAAAAATTTCCACCAGCCGCATTCCCAGCATATCGACGATGCCGGAAAAATAGCCCATCAAGCCGCCCACAACCACCCCGATCAACAAGGCAATCCCGGAGGCAATCAGTCCGATGCTCAACGAGACACGGCAGGCATGAATCATCCGGCTCAACACATCCGCCCCATTCTCTTCGGTACCCATCAGATGAATACGCCCTTCGGAAGCAAAAGGAGCCTCCAGGCCTCTGCTGTTCAAATCGCGCAGGTAATC
This is a stretch of genomic DNA from Methylobacter sp. YRD-M1. It encodes these proteins:
- a CDS encoding ABC transporter ATP-binding protein, with product MSQPLLEVRNLRTYLQSGDREVRAVDDVSFSIPKGETFCLVGESGSGKSVCALSVIRLLPQGIASHPSGEIVLNGQDLLKLDDPGIRAVRGSHIAMIFQEPMTSLNPVLTIGEQITETLQLHYPDMSDAEAEQRTIMALEQVQIPHASSRFRDYPHQLSGGQRQRVMIAMALACQPQLLIADEPTTALDVTVQAEILRLMRKLQDDTGMSMLFITHDFGVVTQMAQWVGVMQQGKIMEVGSCTEVLRNPQHPYTRQLLAALPENLAKPVRGRALSQNAAGELAADQAPLVQIRDLKVWFPIKKGLLRRTVDYVRAVDDVSLDIPQGEIVALVGESGCGKTTLGRAVLQLEKPTAGSIQIQGQELIGLSAGELRPLRRKMQIAFQDPQSSLNPRLLIETTLTEPMKVHGIGGNHEERIELAAQLLESVQLKRDFLWRYPHEFSGGQRQRIGLARALTLNPEFIVCDEITSALDVSVQAEILQLLLSIRQQRNLSLLFITHNIGVVEYLSDRTVVMYKGKIVEQGLTAQVCSRPQQAYTQKLLSAVPRLRAENKPFLKLNKEIAL
- a CDS encoding ABC transporter permease; its protein translation is MIEHVVSRESFASRIWRRTLEGIGVKVGLAWVMLLVFAAVFAPFLANSMPLLMSKGGVISAPVLQYLSVEDVWILATFFIALAVYLLRRLSTGKRILLFMLGTLLAAVLANLFVKPPVLLIYDNFRTAAYTEVDWRIMPPIPYAPTDYLRDLNSRGLEAPFASEGRIHLMGTEENGADVLSRMIHACRVSLSIGLIASGIALLIGVVVGGLMGYFSGIVDMLGMRLVEIFEDIPTLFLLLTFVAFFGRSLYMMMVIIGVTGWSGYARYVRTEFLKLRKQDYVQAAVASGLPLTSILFRHMLPNGVAPLLVAVSFGVAGAILSEATLSFLGLGVVDAPSWGQMLDQAVKSSTFNWWMAVFPGGAIFMTVFSYNLIGEAFRDAIDPQLARKTGGDK